A genomic region of Alkalibacter saccharofermentans DSM 14828 contains the following coding sequences:
- a CDS encoding IS110 family transposase produces the protein MYFVGIDISKYKHDCCIISAADQKVLSKFTIKNDKSGFEQLIATFNS, from the coding sequence ATGTACTTTGTTGGAATTGATATTTCCAAGTACAAACATGATTGCTGTATCATTTCTGCAGCTGATCAAAAAGTCCTTTCAAAGTTTACTATCAAAAATGATAAGTCCGGCTTTGAACAACTCATTGCTACATTTAATTCT